CGCCATCTTCTACGCGGCGGCAAAGCGGGGCTTCAAGGCGAAGCCTCCCCTCAAGCCGACCCTGCCCAAAGAGTTTCTGATCGAGAAAAAACCGGTACCGGCGGAGCGTCTGGAGAAGTTCCGGGAAACCTTTCAGGTCTTCCACCTCGGGGATGAGATGGCCTACGCAGTAGAGGTGGATGGCCAGCGGTTCTTCGTCATCGGCAACGAAGTGCAGACGCCCGAGGAGTTCGACAAGCAGATCGTGCAGCGCTTTGCAGGCCACTTCGACGAGGCCTGGGAGGAGGCCATCCGGCTTTGCCAGAGCGTCGACCGGGGTGTGCTCCTCTCGCAGCGCTACTTTTACGAATCCGTGTACAAGCCGCGCCGCGATGAGCTCGCCCGGAAGTGGTCGGAACTGGCCGCAGGTCTTCGTCCGTCTGCCCCGAGCGAGTCCTGAACCCGCGATCCCCAGATCCCGGGAGGCAAGGACGGCTGCGGGCGCGACGGAGGGCGGACGAAGGGGTTTCGTCCGGTGTCAGAGGGGGGAAGTCTTGTCTCCAGTACGAGCGATCGCCCTTCGATCAGGGGCAAAGGGGAAATGACTTGTCTTCGGAAAACGTGGTCGCTGTTCTTCACGGCGTGGGCTCTGTTTCTTGGGACGGGGTGTGCTACCCACTCCCGCTGGGCGACACGGGTTGAGTGGCCGGAACTGTCTCTTGAGGAAGTGCCCGGCCGCGAGGCTTATCCCGACGCCGATGCCGTTGTGCTGCTGGACGAGGGCCACATCGAGATACTGAGTGGCAGCGAGCTCGAATTGAGCATCTTCGAGCGCCACCGGATCGTGAAGATCCTTACCCCCGCAGGCCTGCGCTACGCAAATGTGGTCATTGCCTACGATCCTCGCAACAGTGTGGAGGGAATTCAGGCGCGGACCATCGGGCCGGACGGCAGAATCACGGTGCTGGACAAGAAATCGGTTTACGATGTGAGTCTCTACCCCAGCTACGTCTGGTATTCCGACCAGCGCGCCAAGATCTTTACGTTCCCGGCCGCGGAGGTGGGCTCGACCTTGGAATATCGATACCGGATGCACATCCGGCATCTCACGTTCTGGCACTCCTGGAGCTTCCAGGACCTGGTGCCTGTGAAACTGTCCCGCTTCACGCTGGTTGGGCCATCTGAGTGGGAGGTACGCTACCGGACCTATGGCGCCCAGGTGGAACCGAAAGTGAACCGGGCGCCGCAAGGTTTCAAATCCACCTACGTCTGGGAGATGCGCGACGTGCCAGCCCTGGCCTCCGAATTCGCGATGCCGCCCCTGAAGGAAAGGCTGGTGCGACTGGCCATCGCTCCTGCCGGGGTCAAGGAGTGGAAGGACGTATCGAGCTGGTATCACGGACTGGCCGCGCCCCAAATGAAGGTGACAGAGGAGATGCGGCGGCTCGCGGAGGACCTCACCCGCGGAATCTCCGACCCCGTTCTCCGCCTCCGGCGGCTCTTCGAGTGGGTGAGAGACAAGGTCCGCTACGTAGCGGTGGAGATCGGAATAGGTGGATACCAGCCGCATCCCGCCCCCGAGGTCTTCCGGAATCGCTACGGGGACTGTAAGGATATGGTCACGCTGCTCTGCGCGATGGCCACGGCCGTCGGCATTCCCGTGCAGCAGGCGATCATCAGTACCTGGCACAACGGGCCGCCCGATACCTCCCTGCCGAGCCAGCTGCAGTTCAACCACGTCATCGCGTTCTGCCCGGAGCTCGGCGTGTGGATGGACCCGACCGAAAAAGGCTGTCCCTTCGGACAGCTCCCCTGGTACGATCAGGGACTGCCCGTCCTGCTGGTAGGGCCAAATGGCGAAGCTGAGATCCTTGTAACCCCACGCCAGCCCGCCGACTCCAACCGGCGCGAAATCTGGTGGCAGGTAGACCTGGCAGCGGACGGTGCTGCTCGAGTGAAGGGGGAAATGCGCCTCTACGGGGCTGTGGCCAGTGAGCTCCGGGAGGAGCTTTTCCTCGCCACCCCTTCCGAGGTCCGCTACTGGCTCGAGACCACTTTAGCGAAGCAGTGCTCGGGTGCGGAGCTGGATTCCTTCAGGGTCACCGGTCTGGAAGAGGTCGAGGACCCCCTGCGAATCGCCTACCATTTCCGAACGAATTCCTTCGTGCAGAGGAGGGGGACGCTGCGGCTGTTTCAGCCGAGCGACGTGGTCGGATTTGACTTGCCAGAATATTTTCGCTCGACCCAGCGAACGCACCCCGTTCGATTTCGCTTCGGCATGCGAACGACCGTAACGCTGGACATTCGCTATCCGCCCTGGTGGCAACCCATGCTGGACCAGAAGCCCGATTCCGTGGTCTCCGCCTTTGGGGAAGCCCGCTGGAGGATAGAGCCGCGAGACGGAGGGCTGCGGGTGGAGCTCGACCATTGCCTGCGCGCTGTAGACGTTGCCCCCGACCAATACCCCTCGTTCCGGAACTTCCTGGAGGAGGTCCGAGTCCGCAATCTCCGACAGATCGTCTTCACGGAGGGGGCTTCGGCGAGCGTCCGGGTTCCCGCTCCCCAGCCTGGAGCGGCGGAAGAGTTCCCCCTGGAAAATAGAAAAGGGATACTCGCTCCTGAGCATCCCTTCCATTGGGTGAAAACGCCTTCCCTGGCGTGGGGTATGGGTCAGTTCTTGCAGATTTCCCAGTACGGCCAGCAGGGCTTAGGCTGGCCGCCCTGACCTCCGGAGCTGGGTGCTGTGTAGTGGATTTCGAATACGGAAGGGGGGCCAGAACGACGGGTCAGAGCGGCCAGGCCATAGCCCACCGCAAGACCGAGGAGGAGGGAGAGCCAACAAAGAACCAGAAGACTCATTGTCCGCTTACCTGTCTGAACTCTGTTCCGAGCTCCAGGACCATAAGCAGTATCGACAGCACGGGCTCTTTTCTTAAGAGGCGAGCTCGAGAAGGAAAGATTGTCGCGATGAGGCGGTTGAGGGAAGGCAAAGGCGGAGGGCCTGAGATCCAGCCGCCGCCGAGTCTCCTGAGCGCTGCAAAGCAGTTCTTGTGCTGGGATCGCTTCCCGGACCTGAGCATCCAGCTCATCCGGATGGGTAGACCGGTGGGATACTGGTTCCCTCCGGCCGGGAGACACTCGGTGATCCTGTTTTACACGGACGATAGGGTGGAGGAGGCTCTGTTTCTGCTCTTCCACGAAGTAGGGCACTATCTCACCTGGGAGCCGGGTTGGGAGCACAGGCCGAAAGAGCGGAGCGAAGTGCTCGCCTGGGAACGGGGAAGAGCCGAACTCCTGCAGTTCCTCGCGGTCCAGGGCCTGGACCAGCATCTGCTCGCGAAGTACGATGCATTCGCGTGCGAGAGTCTTCGCACGTACGGGATCGACCCGACAGGCTACCGG
This sequence is a window from candidate division KSB1 bacterium. Protein-coding genes within it:
- a CDS encoding DUF3857 domain-containing protein — protein: MTCLRKTWSLFFTAWALFLGTGCATHSRWATRVEWPELSLEEVPGREAYPDADAVVLLDEGHIEILSGSELELSIFERHRIVKILTPAGLRYANVVIAYDPRNSVEGIQARTIGPDGRITVLDKKSVYDVSLYPSYVWYSDQRAKIFTFPAAEVGSTLEYRYRMHIRHLTFWHSWSFQDLVPVKLSRFTLVGPSEWEVRYRTYGAQVEPKVNRAPQGFKSTYVWEMRDVPALASEFAMPPLKERLVRLAIAPAGVKEWKDVSSWYHGLAAPQMKVTEEMRRLAEDLTRGISDPVLRLRRLFEWVRDKVRYVAVEIGIGGYQPHPAPEVFRNRYGDCKDMVTLLCAMATAVGIPVQQAIISTWHNGPPDTSLPSQLQFNHVIAFCPELGVWMDPTEKGCPFGQLPWYDQGLPVLLVGPNGEAEILVTPRQPADSNRREIWWQVDLAADGAARVKGEMRLYGAVASELREELFLATPSEVRYWLETTLAKQCSGAELDSFRVTGLEEVEDPLRIAYHFRTNSFVQRRGTLRLFQPSDVVGFDLPEYFRSTQRTHPVRFRFGMRTTVTLDIRYPPWWQPMLDQKPDSVVSAFGEARWRIEPRDGGLRVELDHCLRAVDVAPDQYPSFRNFLEEVRVRNLRQIVFTEGASASVRVPAPQPGAAEEFPLENRKGILAPEHPFHWVKTPSLAWGMGQFLQISQYGQQGLGWPP